One region of candidate division KSB1 bacterium genomic DNA includes:
- a CDS encoding TIR domain-containing protein: MSKPAVFISYARQDLGLAKKFERALAERGFSVWRDQESIYAGENWPKAIGEAISSQNYVLLFWSRHAGKSHFVEFEWTTAIALRKSILPCLLDETPLPPSLTTYQGIPFTDFEKSLGKLLNSLEKSIPESDIQHNQEVISNLEKITPGKPEEVIEAAKHIFKQHGWTVLGDFYQAARDINITVQKSAPGSSRNFFEKWQFVAFLAAALTVVSLLLDLPAKIGLFDAGDEKVQIAQSVSGTILDKGSGNPLTGVYVHTPEFVDKHGAVFSAISDSNGRFSIPSVLAFHQESIRLVAQKQGYKTYRTDATLGNPKQEFHMEKMQ, from the coding sequence ATGAGCAAGCCTGCTGTTTTCATTAGCTATGCGAGGCAGGATTTGGGCCTTGCGAAAAAGTTTGAGCGCGCGCTAGCCGAACGCGGGTTCTCTGTCTGGCGCGACCAGGAGAGCATTTATGCCGGCGAGAACTGGCCCAAAGCAATTGGTGAGGCCATTTCCTCTCAAAATTACGTTTTGCTTTTTTGGTCCAGGCACGCCGGGAAGTCCCACTTTGTCGAGTTTGAATGGACCACGGCCATTGCTCTACGAAAATCGATTCTTCCCTGTCTGCTGGATGAAACTCCTTTGCCACCCTCTTTAACCACCTATCAAGGTATCCCCTTTACAGATTTTGAAAAAAGTCTTGGGAAACTTCTTAACTCGTTAGAAAAATCAATTCCCGAATCTGACATTCAACACAATCAGGAAGTGATATCTAATCTTGAAAAGATCACTCCGGGGAAGCCGGAAGAAGTCATCGAAGCAGCTAAACATATTTTTAAGCAGCATGGTTGGACGGTACTGGGTGATTTTTATCAAGCTGCCCGGGACATTAATATTACCGTGCAAAAATCCGCACCGGGTTCCTCAAGAAACTTTTTTGAAAAATGGCAGTTCGTGGCCTTTTTAGCCGCCGCTTTGACAGTCGTCAGTCTTCTGCTTGATTTACCTGCAAAAATCGGTTTGTTCGATGCGGGAGATGAAAAAGTGCAAATTGCTCAATCCGTGTCCGGGACAATTTTGGACAAGGGGAGCGGCAATCCACTGACGGGAGTTTACGTTCATACGCCGGAATTTGTAGATAAACACGGAGCGGTTTTTTCCGCTATTTCAGATTCGAATGGACGATTTTCAATTCCAAGTGTCCTTGCCTTTCATCAAGAATCTATAAGATTGGTTGCGCAAAAACAAGGATACAAAACCTACCGTACCGATGCAACCCTCGGGAATCCCAAACAAGAATTTCATATGGAGAAAATGCAATGA